In Cololabis saira isolate AMF1-May2022 chromosome 10, fColSai1.1, whole genome shotgun sequence, a single window of DNA contains:
- the LOC133452648 gene encoding myomegalin-like isoform X4 produces the protein MLDLKMKETCRICGRELCGNQRRWIFHPTAKLNLQVLLSYALGRELDRDGRGEFACSKCTFMLDRMYRFDTVIARVEALSIERLQRLLQEKHRLRQCVSGLYRKTNSEEGGVALTGTNEGNGDGMVDISGLTHAKYCALLQEDLVYSMYESWADDSLDCHHHHHHHCSAGPGSEATAVGSRRCVSSTPRKCRGCSYWRVADSDYEAVCKVPRKLARSISCGPSTRYSASVSGGSATGGAGDAERRNVDDSEEAPSSRTLVPGSQDRSRMSDSDRTLAGRVSSSPSVASLETGEEYTHPGTMTDGPLSPGEAIDDRMSDTLSEERMGTPHDRASTGSSLSLALCLLQSYAVYRPVRSIKGSKLPVLVQRGPSNGGSRLSFADPVLGMSYGSPDGEGENHMPTLELETPLIRLGGDQDWHLADVEDFLEDLFKEYPPPRPHQSLVEEQQSQLNQYECAAGQCVSELQKAQLQVQSLQAKIHEGEANNMKLQEKLNEMECELRSLRQAAQGQERTIQGLTESISTKDSEAQELYQLIEGQNSTLCKLQEMAHRNKLAQTKASVGVGDSLTLAQLQSELLAVQSSLFSLGLELEANQRTLRQSQRQGDDLLRFKDRLNSDLQEALQHREVTEKHNQDLCIALQKIRSELQAKEAALKEGEAEKNSAMHEKDRAIAQLKCSLQDKEQQLQEYLEMLDSTGSSKPRDALLEKLRERIKERDRALECSIDDKFHCLEELEGQVRRLQLALREKERDMERLRCIVSNNEETITSLDSLERGKEQELEQAAEAYRNIQWLKQQSDDKEKNTVREKDAIINQLQAALQARSQETQDLTAALVARVQAGPNEVVEELRARIALKDKLFQELMSDRNCQTNEHQAQVQDLLNTLSTKDQYLQDYSYRLSLVISERTGQLQELRRQLTQKEQDLCELRRDKESELGGEKQRLQSLLKEKEAFIKELIQAQEEAAQPFAKESEAEIKALKEELQLVLKKEMDAQKEISALHLSLAHQYSEEGVTKDSTDHLCVLEQLVSEYNELNDALRAEKRLYQNLQHLHSNDGSRSSKNIQGLHTELDSVQALRGQLEEVLSRTRSMALALEREAKRQPDFGELSTEEEGDDEEGSSDEFTDSIEEDDNNPAGRLVNPVQDYVKAQGDECGTGGAVFERVTQKAEIDQLEEAKRELEGELEEIRSQLESDGYTSMAEMRSALEMLQQENQILKENLGRSGALGLRTNTEQTLNQEEEEEEEEEEEEEEEEGSEGEDEDCENFPVLSGKRGPPSVGLSDEPGKRHCMRPHSLDLTSHQTQTFQGKGLAGGSTQVAELWQDIEEGLQKQTVRLRSDLAQSHQDNRELQERLMVSEATVQAQAEQLKDYRDLLTETSVQQASKQVQVDLQDLGYETCGRSENEAEREDTSSPEFDDLEMCTSLSHHDCEGVSTSWYTQDCSSSRDAFKMGDESASLQHLVQDLRSQLSHSHKVIRGLQLRVRSLSNTSDYASSLERTPRKVNWALETSSTPSGMEEDEGWMSDTQRNGSGSRPSRELQQLMDRVASLEAQLKSTRVESKGQAEEGKCATWPGKYNSLIQAQARELSHLRQRMREGQGVGHILTQHLGDTTKAFEELLRANDIDYYMGQSFREQLAQSSALAQRVIIKISGRERAESHDDKTGHELLALRLSKELQQKDKLIESLHTKLHQRNDTPSSCHALSETTDQSDRTSLVSDEYQTHEDLELCSDIDSREYQEEHRLQQQELASGPNVRPSLHPPPCPHGPLKTSSSCPNMLYSAPLGMTSGLAGALFSAPASSSPSVLSGPNVWGYEVPSDPRPRALSVIAVRPELDTLYKQMSEQRRGLAFPHEKTLLSLSPGVHSQHDNYTQLSHHAFQQYQLGGIPGGHSLPSDFGLAAGRPLWDVEHFGHPVGGCSGNQPGSGEAGVNLIEEHLREVRCLRQRLEESIRTNEGLRQQLEEKLASVGRDGGAPTNIYIQGLDTVTQLSNEIRVLKEENITLQSRLQASTDTSEEVVRLQEAVFTARARLKQAELEAEQWKEELRRLQAHSQEQGQQIHTLRQERQTGQEKTNRLQHEVSLLQQQLCESRELIHSLQSELHVYDRMCSGTNAKKGYLCEVGGLPVELGELLGELRSLRAQLQSNVQENSALKQLELHKQLEQKLGSPRTPSLSALTASPQRENFYRRQLLHDPAPSPPVRDIGLFNCGSPGPPYSDLDDSHSTTNADPLDPHSELEGEAPDGSFANRNGRHAIGHVDDFSALQQQVLEGRSLVQRMEATLQACLSPPLLEGNHRENTKLILDYGCVKGLLSNTKTLRQILEEAMSLLKMFWRAALPSTDSSAQNLKKEQCMQEEILSLKLRMSEQDEVLKGTIQRLRSTSRTKESMEHFIVNQLSRTRDVLKKARTNLEKNERRLSSLSSSSSSPPCAGNRLTSCGLVKQLKTHEVLPESGLLIAVS, from the exons ATGCTTGATCTCAAGATGAAGGAGACGTGTCGTATCTGTGGACGGGAGCTCTGCGGTAACCAGCGGCGATGGATCTTCCACCCGACTGCCAAGCTGAACCTACAGGTGCTGCTGTCTTACGCCCTGGGCCGAGAGCTGGACCGAGACGGCAGGGGAGAGTTCGCCTGCTCCAAGTGCACCTTCATGCTGGACCGCATGTATCGCTTTGACACGGTCATCGCTCGTGTGGAGGCCCTGTCCATCGAAAGGTTGCAGCGGCTCTTGCAGGAGAAACACCGGCTGAGGCAGTGCGTCAGTGGCCTCTACAGGAAGACCAACTCAGAGGAGGGTGGTGTAGCTCTGACCGGAACTAACGAAGGCAACGGAGATGGGATGGTGGATATTTCAGGTCTCACTCATGCAAAGTACTGTGCCCTGCTGCAGGAGGATTTGGTGTACTCCATGTACGAGTCCTGGGCTGACGACAGCCTGGACtgccaccaccatcaccaccatcactgTTCTGCTGGTCCGGGGTCAGAGGCCACGGCTGTGGGCTCACGCCGCTGTGTGTCTAGCACTCCTAGGAAATGCCGGGGTTGTTCCTACTGGCGGGTGGCTGATTCCGACTATGAAGCTGTCTGTAAGGTGCCCAGGAAGTTAGCGCGGAGCATTTCCTGTGGGCCATCAACCAGATATTCAGCCAGCGTTAGTGGAGGGAGTGCGACTGGAGGAGCGGGGGACGCCGAGAGGAGAAATGTGGACGATTCAGAAGAAGCCCCTTCTTCTCGGACATTAGTTCCTGGATCTCAAGATCGTTCTAGAATGTCAGACAGCGATCGGACCCTGGCTGGGCGAGTGAGCTCCAGCCCTTCAGTTGCATCCCTGGAGACGGGTGAAGAATACACTCATCCTGGAACCATGACAGACGGGCCGCTGAGCCCCGGGGAGGCAATAGACGACCGCATGTCAGATACCCTGTCCGAGGAGCGCATGGGGACACCACACGACCGAGCCTCAACGGGATCCAGCCTATCTCTGGCCCTCTGTTTGCTGCAAAGCTATGCTGTCTACCGGCCAGTCCGGAGCATCAAGGGGAGCAAGCTGCCCGTCTTGGTCCAGCGTGGTCCCAGTAATGGAGGTTCAAGGCTGAGCTTCGCTGATCCCGTCCTGGGAATGTCTTATGGGAGCCCAGATGGAGAAGGAGAGAACCACATGCCGACGCTGGAGCTGGAGACCCCTTTGATCAGGCTGGGCGGAGATCAGGATTGGCATCTGGCTGACGTGGAGGATTTCCTGGAAGATTTGTTCAAAGAGTATCCTCCTCCACGTCCCCATCAG AGCCTTGTTGAAGAGCAGCAGAGTCAACTCAACCAGTACGAGTGTGCAGCCGGTCAGTGTGTGAGCGAGCTGCAGAAGGCCCAGCTCCAGGTGCAATCCCTGCAGGCTAAGATCCACGAAGGCGAGGCCAACAACATG AAGCTGCAGGAGAAGCTGAACGAGATGGAGTGTGAGCTGCGTTCACTCCGCCAGGCTGCCCAAGGTCAGGAAAGAACCATTCAGGGCCTCACTGAGTCCATCAGCACCAAAGACAGCGAG GCCCAGGAGCTGTACCAGCTGATCGAAGGGCAAAACAGCACTCTGTGTAAGCTGCAAGAAATGGCCCATCGCAACAAGCTTGCTCAAACCAAG GCTTCAGTGGGGGTGGGTGACTCCTTGACTCTGGCCCAGCTGCAGAGCGAGCTGCTGGCAGTGCAGAGCTCCCTGTTCTCTCTGGGTCTGGAGCTGGAGGCCAATCAGAGGACTCTGAGACAAAGCCAGAGGCAAGGAGACGACCTGTTGAGATTCAAGGACAGACTCAACTCTGATCTACAGGAGGCACTGCAGCACAGGGAGGTCACAGAGAAACACAATCAG GACCTGTGCATTGCCCTTCAGAAGATTCGCTCTGAGCTCCAGGCTAAAGAAGCAGCTTTGAAGGAGGGTGAAGCAGAGAAGAATTCAGCGATGCATGAGAAAGACAGGGCCATTGCACAGCTGAAATGTTCCCTGCAAGACAAGGAGCAACAGCTGCAG GAGTACCTGGAGATGCTGGACTCGACAGGAAGCTCCAAACCAAGAGATGCCTTACTGGAGAAGTTAAGGGAGCGGATTAAAGAAAGAGACAGAGCTCTTGag TGCTCCATTGATGACAAGTTCCACTGTCTGGAGGAACTTGAGGGTCAGGTGAGGAGACTACAGCTGGCCCTCAGAGAGAAGGAGCGAGACATGGAGAGACTCCGCTGCATCGTATCCAACAACGAGGAGACCATCACG AGTCTAGATTCGCTGGAGCGGGGTAAAGAGCAGGAGTTGGAGCAGGCGGCCGAGGCCTACAGGAACATCCAGTGGTTGAAGCAGCAGAGCGACGACAAGGAGAAAAACACTGTGAGAGAGAAAGATGCCATCATAAACCAGCTACAGGCCGCTCTGCAGGCACGCAGCCAGGAGACGCag GATCTGACGGCTGCACTTGTTGCCAGAGTCCAGGCTGGTCCCAACGAAGTGGTAGAGGAACTGAGGGCTCGGATAGCTCTGAAAGACAAGCTCTTCCAAGAGCTGATGTCAGACCGCAACTGCCAGACGAATGAGCATCAAGCACAGGTCCAAGATCTGCTCAACACTCTCAGCACCAAAGACCAGTACCTGCAG GACTACTCCTACAGGCTATCCTTAGTAATCAGTGAGCGGACAGGCCAGCTGCAGGAGCTCCGCAGACAGCTGACACAAAAGGAACAAGATCTGTGCGAGCTGAGACGGGACAAGGAGAGCGAGTTGGGAGGCGAGAAGCAGCGTCTGCAGAGTCTGCTCAAAGAGAAGGAGGCTTTTATCAAG GAGCTGATTCAAGCGCAGGAAGAAGCTGCACAGCCGTTTGCAAAGGAAAGCGAGGCAGAGATTAAGGCTCtgaaagaggagttgcagctgGTGCTCAAGAAGGAGATGGATGCTCAG AAGGAAATCTCAGCTCTGCATTTGTCTCTGGCTCACCAGTATTCGGAGGAAGGCGTCACAAAAGACAGCACCGATCACCTA TGTGTGCTGGAGCAGCTGGTGTCTGAGTACAACGAGCTGAACGATGCCCTGAGGGCAGAGAAGAGACTGTACCAGAACCTGCAGCATCTTCACAGCAATGACGG cagcAGAAGCTCAAAAAATATTCAGGGCCTCCACACTGAGCTAGATTCTGTGCAGGCGCTCCGTGGACAGCTGGAGGAGGTCCTGTCCAGGACACGCAGCATGGCCCTGGCGCTGGAAAGGGAAGCTAAAAGGCAGCCTGACTTTGGAG AGCTCAGCACAGAAGAGGAAGGAGATGATGAAGAAGGCAGCAGTGATGAGTTCACAGACAGCATCGAGGAGGATGATAATAATCCTGCTGGGAGACTTGTTAACCCTGTTCAG GATTATGTGAAAGCTCAAGGAGATGAATGTGGGACTGGAGGTGCAGTATTTGAGAGAGTCACCCAGAAAGCTGAAATAGATCAGCTTGAAGAAGCAAAGAGAGAGCTAGAAGGTGAACTTGAAGAGATACGCTCACAACTGGAAAGTGATGGATACACCTCTATGGCTGAGATGAG GAGTGCCCTGGAGATGTTGCAGCAAGAGAACCAGATATTGAAAGAAAACCTGGGAAGATCTGGAGCATTGGGGCTGAGGACAAATACAGAGCAGACTCTGAaccaagaggaggaggaggaggaagaggaagaggaagaggaagaggaggaggagggcagtGAGGGAGAGGATGAAGATTGTGAAAACTTTCCAGTGTTGTCGGGGAAGCGAGGTCCTCCTTCAGTTGGTTTGAGCGACGAGCCGGGGAAGAGGCACTGCATGAGACCGCACTCCCTGGACCTGACATCCCACCAAACTCAGACG TTTCAGGGTAAGGGTCTGGCTGGTGGCAGCACTCAGGTGGCAGAGCTCTGGCAGGATATAGAGGAGGGTCTCCAAAAGCAGACAGTCCGCCTGCGCTCCGACCTGGCTCAGAGCCACCAAGACAACAGGGAGCTCCAGGAGAGGCTGATGGTGTCTGAAGCCACCGTTCAGGCTCAGGCGGAGCAGCTGAAGGACTACAGAGATCTGCTCA CAGAGACATCGGTCCAGCAGGCCAGTAAGCAGGTGCAggtggacctgcaggacctgggtTATGAGACCTGCGGCCGGAGCGAGAATGAGGCCGAGAGAGAAGACACCAGCAGCCCAG AGTTTGATGACCTGGAGATGTGTACATCGCTGTCCCATCATGACTGTGAAGGCGTGAGCACAAGCTGGTACACTCAagactgcagcagcagcagagatgcCTTTAAAATGGGGGATGAGTCAGCTTCTCTCCAGCACCTCGTTCAGGATCTGCGCTCACAGTTATCCCACTCCCACAAAGTGATCCGTGGACTCCAGCTGCGAGTCCGCTCCCTGTCTAACACCAGCGACTATGCCTCCAGCCTGGAGCGCACTCCGCGCAAG GTTAACTGGGCGCTTGAGACATCATCAACCCCCAGCGGTATGGAAGAGGATGAAGGCTGGATGTCTGACACCCAGAGAAATGGCTCCGGCtccaggcccagcagggagcTGCAACAGCTGATGGATCGAGTTGCATCGCTGGAGGCTCAGCTGAAGAGCACCAGGGTGGAGAGCAAAGGCCAAGCAGAAGAAGGGAAATGTGCCACCTGGCCTGG GAAGTACAACTCTCTGATCCAGGCACAAGCTCGCGAGCTATCCCACCTGAGGCAGAGGATGAGAGAGGGACAGGGAGTCGGCCACATCCTGACCCAACACCTGGGAGATACTACCAAG GCTTTTGAAGAGCTCCTGCGGGCCAACGATATTGATTACTACATGGGTCAGAGCTTTAGAGAGCAGCTGGCTCAGAGCTCTGCTCTGGCACAAAGAGTTATCATCAAGATCAGTGGAC GAGAGCGTGCAGAGAGCCATGATGACAAGACAGGCCATGAGCTGCTCGCCTTAAG GCTGAGCAaggagctgcagcagaaagaTAAACTCATCGAGTCGCTCCACACCAAGCTGCATCAACGCAACGACACCCCGTCCAGCTGCCACGCCCTCTCTGAGACCACCGACCAGTCGGACAGGACCTCCTTGGTGTCTGACGAGTACCAGACCCACGAGGACTTGGAGCTGTGCTCGGACATCGACTCCAGGGAATATCAGGAAGAGCACCGGCTGCAGCAACAGGAACTCGCATCAGGACCAAATG TCCGCCCATCTCTTCATCCCCCTCCCTGTCCTCATGGTCCCCTCAAGACCTCCAGCAGCTGTCCCAACATGCTTTACTCAGCTCCTCTTGGTATGACCAGTGGATTAGCTGGAG CCCTTTTCAGTGCCCCTGCCTCTTCCTCCCCCTCTGTCCTCTCTGGCCCTAATGTCTGGGGTTATGAAGTCCCTTCTGACCCCCGGCCCAGGGCCCTGTCTGTGATCGCTGTTCGCCCCGAGCTGGACACGCTGTACAAACAGATGAGTGAGCAGCGCAGGG GACTTGCATTCCCCCATGAGAAGACGCTGCTCAGTCTTTCGCCAGGAGTCCACAGCCAGCACGACAACTACACCCAGCTATCCCATCATGCATTTCAGCAGTACCAGCTGGGAGGCATCCCAGGGGGTCACTCACTGCCGTCTGACTTTGGTCTAGCGGCGGGGAGACCTCTGTGGGATGTGGAACACTTTGGTCATCCAGTTGGAGGCTGTTCTGGTAACCAGCCAGGAAGCGGCGAAGCAG GTGTAAATTTGATAGAGGAGCACCTGCGGGAGGTGAGGTGTCTCCGTCAGCGTTTGGAGGAGTCTATCAGGACAAATGAGGGACTCCGAcagcagctggaggagaagctggCCTCTGTTGGGCGTGATGGAG gaGCACCAACAAATATTTATATTCAAGGATTGGACACAGTCACTCAACTGTCCAATGAAATAAGGGTCCTGAAAGAGGAAAATATCACTCTACAGTCACGCCTTCAGGCCAGCACAG ACACAAGTGAGGAGGTGGTGCGGTTGCAGGAGGCCGTGTTCACCGCACGCGCCCGTCTGAAACAAGCAGAGCTGGAGGCCGAGCAGTGGAAGGAGGAGCTCAGACGGCTGCAGGCCCACAGTCAGGAGCAGGGCCAGCAGATTCACACCTTACGGCAGGAACGACAGACCGGCCAGGAGAAAACTAACAG GCTACAGCACGAGGTgtctctgctgcagcagcagctgtgtgAGAGCAGGGAGCTCATCCACTCCCTGCAGAGCGAGCTTCATGTTTATGATCGAATGTGCTCGGGCACAAATGCTAAAAAAG GTTACCTGTGTGAGGTTGGAGGTCTTCCAGTGGAGCTGGGGGAGCTGCTTGGGGAGCTCCGAAGTCTGCGGGCCCAGCTGCAGAGCAACGTGCAGGAGAACAGTGCCCTCAAACAGCTTGAGCTCCAcaagcagctggaacagaagttAGGGTCTCCCCGGACTCCGTCTCTCTCTGCTCTCACTGCCAGCCCTCAGAGAGAAAACTTCTACAGACGACAGCTGCTTCATG ACCCTGCTCCGTCTCCACCGGTCAGGGACATTGGTCTGTTTAACTGTGGATCTCCTGGTCCCCCCTACTCAGACCTGGACGACAGCCATAGCACAACCAATG CAGATCCTCTTGATCCGCACTCTGAGTTGGAGGGGGAGGCACCTGACGGATCATTCGCCAACCGTAACGGTCGCCACGCTATCGGTCACGTGGACGACTTCAGCGCCCTGCAACAGCAAGTCCTAGAGGGCCGGAGTCTTGTCCAGCGGATGGAGGCGACCCTGCAGGCCTGCCTCAGCCCGCCGCTGCTGGAGGGCAACCACAGAGAGAACACTAAGCTG ATTCTGGACTACGGCTGTGTAAAGGGTCTTCTGTCCAACACGAAGACACTAAGGCAGATCTTAGAGGAGGCGATGTCACTGCTCAAGATGTTCTGGAGAGCAGCTCTCCCCAGCACGGATTCTTCCGCTCAAAATCTAAAGAAG gaGCAGTGCATGCAGGAGGAGATCTTGTCTCTGAAGCTGCGCATGTCAGAGCAGGACGAGGTTCTTAAAGGGACGATACAAAGACTGAGAAGCACCAGCCGCACTAAAGAGAGCATGGAGCACTTCATAGTCAACCAGT tatCAAGGACCCGTGACGTACTGAAAAAAGCGAGGACAAATTTAGAG AAGAATGAGCGGAGACTTTCATCTCTaagctcttcctcttcttctcctccttgtgCTGGTAATCGTCTGACGTCTTGTGGTCTGGTGAAACAG